GATAGAATCGGCTGCCCCTCCCACATTTCGGGGCAGCCGATTTTTGTTATGGCCAAAATAACAGCCCTGCAAAGCCGTTTTTGCGGCATTTCGCGTGGCATGGCTGCCCATGGGAATCTTACCTTATCACCGCTCTCAAAGCGGTCATGTCATACTATACAATTCTATTTTAATCCCGTCCATCATCCGATTTTTCAACGTCAAACTGTTATCACACATGAAAAAAGTGTTCTTAATCACATTCGCTCTCGGTCTGGCCGCCTTCTTCGCTTGCAACAAAGACGACAACAGCAGCGCCAAAGACTTGGTCACCCTTCATATCCGTCTCACGGATGGCCCCGGCGATTATCAGCAAGTCAACGTGGACATCAAGGAGGTGCGCATCAAAGCGGCCAACGACACCTCGCAGTGGGTTTCCTTGAATACCAACGCGGGCATTTACAACCTGCTCGATTTTCAAAACGGCGTGGACACGTTGCTCGCAACAGGCATGGTGCCAGCCGACGTGTTGAAAGAGGTCCGCTTCATCCTCGGCCCCGACAACTCGGTGATGGTGGATAGCATCGTTTATCCGCTCCAGACCCCCAGCGCGCAGCAGTCCGGCCTGAAAATAAAGATTGACAAATCGCTCAACCTTGACATCAACACCCTCACACTCGATTTCGACGCCGAACAGTCCGTGGTCAAGACAGGCAACGGCGGCTTCATCTTGAAGCCAGTCATCAAAGTGAAAAACTGAGATGTGAGACGCTGAAAACGCAGGCTGTCTCACAAGTTCAAACTTCGACAGGATTAACAAGATTTACAGGTTTTTTTTCTAAAAATAAGGACGCAAATCCTGTAAATGTTGTTAATCCTGTCAACAGCTATCACTTGTGAGACATCGTCGTTTCAAATTGTCGCAAGTAAGACGGAACGCTGTTCCGGCACATATCAGAACAGGGTTCCGGTGTACAGAAGCGACAATTTGAAATGCACCCCGCCTGAATGTGCGCTTGCATACCAGATGTTCAAAGACCTCAACCAATCCATCGCCAATCAACCAATCTCCATTCTTACCTTTGCCCCATGAAACAACACATCGAAGCCCTCATCTTTGCTTCACCGCAAGCGATACCCACAGCCGATATCAAATCGGCACTGGAAGAAGCTCTCCAGATGGAGGTGTCGGAGGCTGACATCTTGGCCGCCATCGAAGAGACCCGAGCGCAGTTTTCGCAGGATAATTTCGCATTCGAGTTGGTGGAAATAGCCGGGGGGTGGCAGTTTCTCACTAAGGGTGCCTACCACAACGCAGTTGCCATTCATCTCAAACAGACAACCAAAAAACGGCTTTCGCAGGCAGCCATGGAAACGCTGGCACTCATTGCCTACAAACAACCCGTGAGCCGCTCCGAGCTCGAGGAAATTCGCGGAGTCAACTGCGACTACGCTTTGCAGAAACTTTTGGAAAAAGAACTTGTTACAATCGCCGGGCGTAGCGAAGGCCCCGGTCGCCCGCTACTCTATGCCACTTCCGAAAAATTCATGGACTATATGGGCATCAATAGTTTGGCAGACCTGCCCAAACCCAAAGATTTCAAAGAGGTGGAAAACACGGTGGGAGAAGCACCTGCCGCGGAAGAAGTGGTAGAGAGGAACTGAACCTTCAGCAAAAGGCTTGGTGAAGACATCAAAAACAACATTTTTTCAATCGTGGAGACCACACTCGAACAACCACTCGTCAATCGCGTCGCGCAAAGCGGCCTCCTCACCATTGACTTGGAAGAGCTTTATCCGGTCGGTGAAATCGTACCCTTCGACTTAAAGGACTACCTGTTCATGGGGCTGATTTTGAAGGAAAAAGATTTTCGGGAGGCCTTGAAAACCCATGATTGGTCGCAGTATGAAGGGAAAAACCTAGCCGTGTTTTGCTCCGCCGATGCCATCATTCCGATGTGGGCCTATATGCTTGTGGCCACACACGCCGCACCTTTTGCCAGCGATGTTGCACTCACCTCTCCCGATTTATTTGCCGAAACCGCTTTTTTGCGAAAACTCGCCACGCTGAACATGGACGACTACGCAGGCAAGCGAATCGTCGTCAAAGGTTGCAGCGACAAGCCCGTGCCTCCCTCAGCGTATATGGAAATCACGCGCCGCCTCCAACCCGTGGCTCAGAGCATCATGTTCGGCGAACCCTGCTCCACCGTGCCTGTTTACAAGAAAAAGTAAGCACCGAGTGGCACATTGCTCCTCAAACCCCAGCCTCCGCCGTCACTTGCAAAAATTGTTTTTCGTACAACTCGCGGTATTTGCCCTCTTCCAGTTCGAGCAACACATCGTGCGAGCCGAATTCCTTGACCTCGCCTTTTTCCAAGACCAAAATGTTTGTGGCGTGGCGAATCGTCGAGAGGCGATGCGCGATGATGATGCTCGTGCGCTTGGCGATGAGCGTCTCGATGGCGTGTTGTATGACGGCTTCCGATTCGGGGTCAATAGACGAAGTAGCCTCGTCGAGAATAAGTATGTCTGGATTGAACACAAGCGCCCGCACGAAGGAAATCAACTGGCGTTGGCCCATCGAAAGCGTCGCGCCTCGCTCCATCACCTGATATTGATAGCCGCCCGGCAATTTTTGGATAAACTTGTGTGCGCCAATCATTTTCGCAGCCTTCACCACTTGTTCCTCCGTGATGCTCGTGTCGCGCAAGGTGATGTTTTCGAGCACGGTGCCTGAAAAGAGAAAAACATCTTGCAGCACGACCGCGATGCGACGGCGCAGCGCGAACACGTCATACGCTCGCAGGTCGTGGCCGTCAATGCGAATTTGCCCCTTCTGAACTTCGTAGAAACGATTGAGCAGGCTGATAATCGTCGTCTTCCCGCTACCTGTGCTGCCCACGATGGCCAACGTGTCGCCGGGATTTATTTCAAAAGAAACACCGCGCAGTATCGCGTCTTTTTCCACATCACCGCTGTAAGAAAAATGCACTTGGTCGAACTCCACCCTGCCTTGCAGTTTTTCAGGGGCCAGATGGCCGGAGTTTTGCACTTTGTCATTGTTTTCCAATAGCCTGAACACGCGTTCCGCGGCAATCAACCCCATTTGGAGGGTGTTAAACTTATCGGCCAACATTCGGATGGGGCGGTAGAGCATCGTGATGTAAAGCGGGAAAGCGACAAGCATCCCAATCGTCACTTCCTCCATGAGCACGCCGCGAGCGCCATACCACACCATGAGGCCGAGCGAGAGTGCCGAAATGATGTCAACCACCGGGAAAAAAACGGCGTAGGCGAAAATGGCCCGCAGGTTGGCCGAGGTGTAGTCCCTGTTGATTTGGCGGAATTTCTCCGCTTCGCGGGCCTCCGCGTTGAAAATTTGCACGATGCGCATTCCGCTGATGCGTTCCTGCAAAAAAGAGTTCATGGTGGCAATGTGATTGCGCACTTTCTCATAGCTCTTGCGCACGCTTTCCTTGAATTGGTAACTACCCCATATCAAGAGTGGGAAGACCACCAGCACCACCAACGTCAATTTCCATGAGGTGTAAAACATCATGGCCAAAACAGCCGTCAGCGTCATCAAGTCTGCCAGAATCGTGATGCTTCCCTCTGAAAAAACGGTGTTGATGGCCTCAATGTCGTTGATGGTGCGTGTGGTGCTTTGGCCGATAGGTGTTTTGTCGAAATAGTTGAGATTGAGGCTCGTGACGTGGTTGAACACCTTCACGCGCAGGTCGCGTATGGTTGCTTGCCCAAGCCAATCGGCCCAATAGAGGAAGAAATAGCGCAGCACCACTTCCAACAACAACACGCCCAAGATGATGCAAGTCAAAAGCGCCATGCCACCCACGTTGCTCGTCACGATGTAGTCGTCCACCATCGTTTCCACCAATTTGGGTCGAAGCACTGCCAACGGGGCAAGCACAAGCGTCAGCGCTGCGGTGAAGTAAAAGGTCCGCTTGTAAGGCTTCACCATAGCCATCACTCGGCGGAATAAGGGGTAGTTGAATTTCTGAGTGTCAGACATTTATGAGGAGAGTGTGGGCGGGTTGACGGGTTTGAGGATTGGCTGGTAAGCGAGATGCGCACCCAGCCCGTCAACCCGCCAATCTTAACAGCCTTTCAAACGATTTTATACAGGCAAAGTTCGTCAAAAGCAGTTTTTGGTCGTTAAAAACAAAAAAATAATCGCAATTATTGGTTCACAGGCTTCCAAAGGGGCTTAGTTTCGCCCTGCAATCAAACGTTAGTCTTTCACAAAACGAAAATACTCTCTGTATGCTCACCAATCCTTCCTACCCGGACCCCTCCACCGTTTCCTACCGTCAGCTGGCCATCCGATTCGGCGCTATTTGGGCAGCTGTCGGCATTCTTTCATCGCTGGTCGCCTTCCTCACCAACACTGACCCTTCCATGCCAACTACTGGCTCCATCAAGTGGGTCTATACACTGATTGGAGTGGGCGTGGCTATATGGGCCATCGTCAGCGCAATCAAAGCTGACAGGGATGAGCAATTGGGCGGTTACATTGGCTTGGGCCGTTGCATCGGCATAGGCGCGCTCACTGGCTTGGTCGCGGGCGCTATCGGAGCCGTTTTTTCCATTCTCTACCTGACGGTCATCAATCCCGGTTACAAGCAACAAATGATGGATGCCATGCAAGAGGCTTGGGCCGAACAGGGCATGAGCGAGGAACAAATCGAATTGGCCGCAAGCATGTCATCAGCTTTCACCAACCCGATAGGGGTGTCTCTCATGCAGGTATTCATGAGTGTGCTGATTGGCCTCATTATCGGCCTCATAGCGGGGCTGGTCATGAAGCGCGAACGCTCTGTCATTTGACTCTCCCTTAGTGTTTTTCAATGAAAAATGTCAGTGTTCGATATGGTCTTTTGGGCGGCATGGTAGTCGTCTTCTTTTTTGTGATGCTCTATATTGTCAAAAAAGACTACCTGCTCAATATCTGGCTCTATTGGGGGAGTCTGGTCTTCTATCTATTGTTCATGTGGCAAGCTGCTAAAGAAGACTGTGCCGAGAAAGGCGTTGCCCGCGACTTCCGCGACATTATCCGAACGCCGTTCACTGTCTTTTTACTGGTCAACCTGCTATTCTGGCTTTGCTGGTACACGCTACATTTGGCCGACCCCGAATTGTTGCGGATGGAGACCCAGCTCCAATTGGACTACCTGCAAAAACAACTTGATGCAGGCCCCGGCGACCCGCAACGAGCCAATCAACTCCGCGAACAGATTCAAACCATTGAAAAAGAGGGGGTTTCGCTCACCATGGGCACCGTGTTCATGCAAATGGGCATCGGTGCCTTGGGCGGGTTCCTGTTGGCTGCCGGCATCGCTGGCATCATGCGCGCGAGAAAATGAATGGCTCGTGCTCCTCAATGGTTGACGGTTTTTTTGGGGGGGGCGGGGTTTACAAGAATTGGGCTTGTCCTTTTCAAGTGCCTGCAAATCTTGTAAGTCCTGCCCCCCAAAAATTTTCTCTACAAAAACCTGTCAGCCAGTTCCTCAATTGCCCATGCCCTCTATCCCCGTCACCGTCGTGTATTTGAACGACAGCTTTTGGTCGGGGTGCACGATTTTGAAGGCTGACTGGCAAGCCAGCGTTGCCTCGTGGAAGCCGCAGAGAATCAGCTTGAGTTTGCCCGTGTAGGTATTGATGTCGCCAATGGCAAAGATGCCCGGCACGTTGGTGCTGTAGTCAAGCGTGTTGACCTCAATGGCGTTCTTGTCAATGCCAAGTCCCCAGTTGGCAATCGGGCCAAGTTTGGGCGTGAGGCCAAAAAGCGGCACAAAATGGTCGGTCGGTATCTGGAACGCCCCTTCCGTGTCGTGTTGGATGGTGACGCTGTGGAGCTGACCGTTGCCATTCAGCCCGACGACTTGCGAGTTGGTGAGAAGTTTGATTTTTCCTTTTTTTGCCAGATACTGGATTTTTTCCACCGAGTCAGGCGCGCCGCGAAACTCCGTTCGGCGATGAACGAGCGTCAGCTCACGGGCGACTTTGGAAAGATAAATCGCCCAATCGAGGGCCGAGTCGCCACCGCCAGCAATGACGACGCGGCGATTCTGGTAGAATTCCGGGTTGCGCACGAAGTATTCCACACCCTTGTCCTCAAACTCGCCGATGTTGTCAATCGGAGGCTTTCGAGGCTCAAAACTGCCCAAGCCTGCGGCGATGAAAATGACGGGCGCGAGGTGCTTGGCGCCCTTCGAGGTGGTGACGAGCCATCGGCCATCTGCTTGTTTTTCAACGGTTTCGGCGCGTTCGCCCAGCGTGAAGCCCGGTTTGAAGGGGGCGATTTGGCGCATCAAGTTGCTTACCAAGTCGCTTGCCAGAATCTCCGGGCAACCGGGAATGTCGTAGATGGGCTTTTTCGGATAAATTTCCGTGAGCTGCCCACCGGGATAGGGTAGGGCATCAATGAGGTGACAGCGCAATTTCAACAATCCCGCCTCGAACACGGCGAACAGACCCACAGGCCCCGCCCCAATGATGATAATGTCAGTCTCTATCGTTTTTTGATTTTCCATGAAATGTCCAAAAAAGGGAGATGTTGGGGAAAACAACATTCCGAAAATTGAGGTCAAAAGAGGAATACCGTAGTTTTTTAGCACTTTGTTCAGACCTTACGCTCCAGCCGATATTGCCCACCGAAACCCTCGCCCCAAAACGTTTGCCAAGCATCCGCGCCACAAACATATTTGCATTGGCCCCGATTCTGTAATTTATATTGCCAATCAGAGGCGATTTGGTGCCATTGACAATGACTTGACTCGTGTAATAGCCATAAACACTCGATACCGCAACGCGATACCCGCCAAACCAACGCCTATTCCAATGATAATAGCGACGGAAGAACAGGTTGGTAACAAAACTGTAATTCGTGATTTCGTCTATCCAAACCACAATGTTTGAACCAGACAAATAGTGCGACTCGTGCGTGATACGTCTCCAATCCTCCTCGAACGAAAGCCCTATTTCCCGGTGGTCGCCGATAAACTTTCCAGCAGACACATTCCAGCCAAAACCATTCGACACACTGACCCTGAAAGTTCCTTGCGACAAGTCAACATCGGCTTTCCCATGCGCTTTCTCCCATCGCAAATCGCCCCCGCCTTCCAACAACCAGTCGCCCTTTTGAAATTGCGCGTGCGAATAGCGGGAAACGGCGATACAACAAATGAGCAGAAGGGTAGTTCTCGACAATTTCATCGGACAGAAATTTTTGATTGAACAAAATGAGTTTTCTGTCTTCTGATACGCCGCCGGCTTGGGAATCGCTTTCGCTTGAAACGGTTTTTAAGGTTTTGGTAACGTTCAGAATTTCACTCGTTTCCCAATTTTTCGGCAAAACTAAGGCCATCGTTTTTTCTGAACGGTGACGTTCGTCATTCTTAATCCTGACCTTAATCTGTTGATTTTCCGGCATTTACCAGAAAAAATATTCCGAAGTTGAGGTTCTGTGGCGAAAAACTGGCGGAAAAATTTTTGTCCCAGGATTCGACGCCTTCTTCCTTGACAAACACAAAACCGATAAGGCCGAAATTGCCCCGGACACCGAGTCGCGGGCTGAACTGGTACACCAGCGAGGGCGTATAGCCCAGCGAGAGTTGAGTGAAATTGCGCTCCAAAACGGCGCCCGAAGAAAAATCCTGTTGTTCGGTGCTGCCAAATTGCGTGTTGAACGCCACACCCGAAGAGAACAAAATTTTGCCTGCCAATTGCGAATAATGCCGCCAAAAAATACGCGGCGTTATCCCCCAAGCCTTCCGGACGTTTCCAAAAAAGATCGGGTACGGAAAAGAGCCGGGATCAGGAGTGGGGAAGTAGGCGCTTCGGCTGGACAACAAGCCCAATCCGAAACCGAGTTCAGTGCGGGGCGTAATCAGGAAACCCGCCGAAGCGCCCAGCCCCAACTGGTAGGGCGACTTGGTGCCTTCCGGTGCGTTTTCATCTTTAAAAGGGGTGCCGAAATAAAAGTTTCCTTCGAGGATAATCCCGCCTTTGGGCAACTGCGCCCATGTGAAAAAAGGGCTTGTCAGGCAAAAAGACAGGAATGCAGATTTGAGCAGTTTCATGTTTTAAGTTTTTGACCGCGAATAAAATGCGTCCGAGCTCGTCGTAATAATTTCCAGGTTATAATCCCCCAAATGGCGATGCAAGGCACGGCTTTCAACACGAAAGGCTGAATGATTTCGCGGCGAATATTGGGCGGAAAAATGTCCGTCGGCGACAACGAGACCAAAGCGAATGCAACCCACAACAAGGCTCTTTCCCACGCCCTTTTTTCCGCTACGCACCACCACAACGCGATGCCGCACATGGCGATGATAAAGGTCGGCGATTCGGCTTTGTGGTTGAAAACGACAACCCAGAGCATAAGCGACGCACACGCTAGCACGCGGTTTGCGGCAGACGGTACTCGGGACACGGCAACAATGCTTGCAGTTAAAATGGCCATTCCCGCCAGCGTCACGCCCATTTTCGAGGGCATCCAACCAAACCATGTTTGTAGCCAGCCCTGCACCGACAGCCCAACGGATGCCGCGTGGTCGTCGCGCAAGAGCTCCCACCACCATTCGTACACTTGCCACAAATGCGAGGGCGACATGAACAGCAAAGGAATCAATGCAAGCGACAACACCCATGCCATGAGCCATCCCACAAATTTCCAAAACGCGCTCCCATTGCTTTCGGAAAACACCAAAAACGCCCGCCACTTCGCATAGAGCAGCACTAGCACCGCCGACGCGAATCCAAAAATTTTGATGAAAGCCGATCCTGCCACGAAGCCAGCCGCTTGCCACATTTTGCCGCGCTCAAAAGCGATGAATGTCCACAGCATCAGCCCTGCGGTAAGGCCATTGCTTTGGCTGTTTTGCATGGAAGTGATGAGCTCTAACAGCACGAACCAAGCGACAAAGCCTCTTTGACCCTCCGACAGCAAAGGAAGTCGGAGAATGGCTGCCAAAAGGACGAGCGCATTCAGGAGGTTCCACAAGGGCAGCCCCGCCCAATCGGGCAACGCGGCAAAGGGGGCCATGAAGAGCGCGAATGCCGGGCTATATTTGTACAGGTCCCATTGTTCGGCGGGAAAGTCGGCGTAGGGATTCAGCCCATGCAACAGGTGAGGGAAGGCGTTTTTGAAAATGACGTAGTTCTCGTAAAAAGTATATCCGCCTGCGCGTTCGCCCAAATGCAGCGCCTGCGCCGAGACGATGACCGCGGCCAGTGCATACACCGTCCACAAGACCCTCTTGTTTTTCCAAAAATCCTTCATGTTTGAATCCACGCGGAAGCGTGAGGCTGTCTCGAATGTCGCCTTGTCATTGAGCAATCAACTATCACAACCGAATCCCGTCCGCTGCGCTTGGCCGGGCAGGCAAATCGCAAATCCCCAATCGCAAATCCCCAATCGCAAATCCCCAATCGCAAATCGTAAATCGTAAATCGTAAATCGTAAATCGCAAATCGTAAATCGTAAATCGCAAATCGCAAATCGCAAATCCCAGGTCTAATCCCTCTCTTTCACTGGCAAATTGGTCTGCACATCCACCACGCCATCCATGTCTTTAAGCAGGCTAATCAGTTCTTTTTCCGCTATTTCGTTGGGGTTGTAGGCCACGAGCCAGATGTTTTCCGCGGCGAGCCGGCGCACAAGCCGCAGTCGGAGCTCGCCAAACTGGGCGAGCCAATTGCCCGCGTTCACGTCTGGCTTGAGGTGCACCACCACCTCACGTTGGCTGCCAGAGGGCGGTGAGTTGGGGTTGACCCCACGTTTCACCTGAATGCCGTGCGCTTCCGCGAGGTCTTTGAGCAAGTCTTCAAGTTGGAGCAAGGGGGCTGGTCGGTCAATGGAGCCGCGCACACTTTTGCTCTTGTCGCGGTTGTACGCCGTGAGCGTGGCATAAGGCGCATCCACCACATCGGTCTGAATCTGGTCGGGGTATTGCCAGAGGTTGACTTCCTGCGTTTTGGCTTTCAGTTGTTTGAGCTCTTCTTTCGTTAGTAGGAAAGAGTCGCGGCCTTCTTTTTCCACAAATTGGATGCCCTCATATCGCACGAGGCCGTTATCGAGGGCATCCAATTTGAACACAGGGCAAAAACCGAAGCAAGGGCCCGTCTCAAGGCTCACGAGCGGTAGGGGCGTGCTAGCGACGTTTTTGCGGCATTTTTCGGCAGCAAGCATGGTGAGCGCGGAAAGCGTCAACAGGAGTATTTTCATGACATTCCCTATTTTTTGTTGAACAGAAATTCTGACGGGGGCAAAGTTAGGGAATGTACCGTGTGACGGGGCAA
This genomic interval from Saprospiraceae bacterium contains the following:
- a CDS encoding DUF4382 domain-containing protein, which translates into the protein MKKVFLITFALGLAAFFACNKDDNSSAKDLVTLHIRLTDGPGDYQQVNVDIKEVRIKAANDTSQWVSLNTNAGIYNLLDFQNGVDTLLATGMVPADVLKEVRFILGPDNSVMVDSIVYPLQTPSAQQSGLKIKIDKSLNLDINTLTLDFDAEQSVVKTGNGGFILKPVIKVKN
- the scpB gene encoding SMC-Scp complex subunit ScpB, with product MKQHIEALIFASPQAIPTADIKSALEEALQMEVSEADILAAIEETRAQFSQDNFAFELVEIAGGWQFLTKGAYHNAVAIHLKQTTKKRLSQAAMETLALIAYKQPVSRSELEEIRGVNCDYALQKLLEKELVTIAGRSEGPGRPLLYATSEKFMDYMGINSLADLPKPKDFKEVENTVGEAPAAEEVVERN
- a CDS encoding DUF2480 family protein, with translation METTLEQPLVNRVAQSGLLTIDLEELYPVGEIVPFDLKDYLFMGLILKEKDFREALKTHDWSQYEGKNLAVFCSADAIIPMWAYMLVATHAAPFASDVALTSPDLFAETAFLRKLATLNMDDYAGKRIVVKGCSDKPVPPSAYMEITRRLQPVAQSIMFGEPCSTVPVYKKK
- a CDS encoding ABC transporter ATP-binding protein, whose amino-acid sequence is MSDTQKFNYPLFRRVMAMVKPYKRTFYFTAALTLVLAPLAVLRPKLVETMVDDYIVTSNVGGMALLTCIILGVLLLEVVLRYFFLYWADWLGQATIRDLRVKVFNHVTSLNLNYFDKTPIGQSTTRTINDIEAINTVFSEGSITILADLMTLTAVLAMMFYTSWKLTLVVLVVFPLLIWGSYQFKESVRKSYEKVRNHIATMNSFLQERISGMRIVQIFNAEAREAEKFRQINRDYTSANLRAIFAYAVFFPVVDIISALSLGLMVWYGARGVLMEEVTIGMLVAFPLYITMLYRPIRMLADKFNTLQMGLIAAERVFRLLENNDKVQNSGHLAPEKLQGRVEFDQVHFSYSGDVEKDAILRGVSFEINPGDTLAIVGSTGSGKTTIISLLNRFYEVQKGQIRIDGHDLRAYDVFALRRRIAVVLQDVFLFSGTVLENITLRDTSITEEQVVKAAKMIGAHKFIQKLPGGYQYQVMERGATLSMGQRQLISFVRALVFNPDILILDEATSSIDPESEAVIQHAIETLIAKRTSIIIAHRLSTIRHATNILVLEKGEVKEFGSHDVLLELEEGKYRELYEKQFLQVTAEAGV
- a CDS encoding DUF4199 domain-containing protein produces the protein MLTNPSYPDPSTVSYRQLAIRFGAIWAAVGILSSLVAFLTNTDPSMPTTGSIKWVYTLIGVGVAIWAIVSAIKADRDEQLGGYIGLGRCIGIGALTGLVAGAIGAVFSILYLTVINPGYKQQMMDAMQEAWAEQGMSEEQIELAASMSSAFTNPIGVSLMQVFMSVLIGLIIGLIAGLVMKRERSVI
- a CDS encoding DUF4199 family protein, producing the protein MKNVSVRYGLLGGMVVVFFFVMLYIVKKDYLLNIWLYWGSLVFYLLFMWQAAKEDCAEKGVARDFRDIIRTPFTVFLLVNLLFWLCWYTLHLADPELLRMETQLQLDYLQKQLDAGPGDPQRANQLREQIQTIEKEGVSLTMGTVFMQMGIGALGGFLLAAGIAGIMRARK
- a CDS encoding NAD(P)/FAD-dependent oxidoreductase; translation: MENQKTIETDIIIIGAGPVGLFAVFEAGLLKLRCHLIDALPYPGGQLTEIYPKKPIYDIPGCPEILASDLVSNLMRQIAPFKPGFTLGERAETVEKQADGRWLVTTSKGAKHLAPVIFIAAGLGSFEPRKPPIDNIGEFEDKGVEYFVRNPEFYQNRRVVIAGGGDSALDWAIYLSKVARELTLVHRRTEFRGAPDSVEKIQYLAKKGKIKLLTNSQVVGLNGNGQLHSVTIQHDTEGAFQIPTDHFVPLFGLTPKLGPIANWGLGIDKNAIEVNTLDYSTNVPGIFAIGDINTYTGKLKLILCGFHEATLACQSAFKIVHPDQKLSFKYTTVTGIEGMGN
- a CDS encoding DUF2029 domain-containing protein is translated as MKDFWKNKRVLWTVYALAAVIVSAQALHLGERAGGYTFYENYVIFKNAFPHLLHGLNPYADFPAEQWDLYKYSPAFALFMAPFAALPDWAGLPLWNLLNALVLLAAILRLPLLSEGQRGFVAWFVLLELITSMQNSQSNGLTAGLMLWTFIAFERGKMWQAAGFVAGSAFIKIFGFASAVLVLLYAKWRAFLVFSESNGSAFWKFVGWLMAWVLSLALIPLLFMSPSHLWQVYEWWWELLRDDHAASVGLSVQGWLQTWFGWMPSKMGVTLAGMAILTASIVAVSRVPSAANRVLACASLMLWVVVFNHKAESPTFIIAMCGIALWWCVAEKRAWERALLWVAFALVSLSPTDIFPPNIRREIIQPFVLKAVPCIAIWGIITWKLLRRARTHFIRGQKLKT